The following coding sequences lie in one Isoptericola variabilis 225 genomic window:
- a CDS encoding prolyl oligopeptidase family protein, with product MSAEPVATPATAPVRIDVGQADPYAWLEEVEGSDALDWVRERNAHAHATLAASDDFAATEAAIREVLDSDDRIPEVSRIGEHLYNFWRDAAHERGVWRRTTLESYRTADPEWETVLDLDALAAAEDESWVWHGASVLRPSAEELATGAPWRRALVDLSPGGSDADVTREFDLVEKRFVPASEGGFTRPLAKGGLAWADEDAVYVFTDFGPGTTTPSGYPRVVKLWRRGTPLADAVTVYEGTADDMYIAGRRLRTPGFERDVVTRSIAFYRSETFLVDAVGTPAQRLTKIDVPESAEVGFHREWLLVELRDDWDVAGRTYRAGSLLAAPADDFLAGSRELTVLFEPTPTTSLVGASWTRHHLIVNVLDDVKNRLHVLTPPELPAEPGAPWTRSELPVGGELLTVGVRAVDAVESDDAWVVTTGFLTPSTFSLTTVAGPGDTPAEAEVLKSAPAFFDASGMVVEQHFATSDDGTRVPYFVVGREDLVRGGTRTAPTLLWGYGGFEHPILPGYSGTTGRAWLERGGVYAVANIRGGGEYGPAWHQAALREKRHRAYEDFAAVARDLVARGITSPEHLGMEGRSNGGLLAGNMLTQYPELFGAIIVGVPLLDMKRYSHLLAGASWIAEYGDPDTDDWEFVRTFSPYHLFDPARDYPPVLFTTSTKDDRVHPGHARKMAALMLDAGKDVTYYENVEGGHGGAANNAQAAHMAALHWTFLRERLA from the coding sequence ATGAGTGCCGAGCCCGTCGCCACGCCAGCCACCGCACCCGTCCGGATCGACGTCGGGCAGGCCGACCCGTACGCCTGGCTCGAGGAGGTCGAGGGCTCCGACGCGCTCGACTGGGTGCGCGAGCGGAACGCGCACGCGCACGCGACGCTCGCCGCGAGCGACGACTTCGCGGCCACCGAGGCCGCGATCCGCGAGGTGCTCGACTCCGACGACCGGATCCCCGAGGTCTCGCGGATCGGCGAGCACCTCTACAACTTCTGGCGCGACGCCGCGCACGAGCGCGGCGTGTGGCGTCGTACGACGCTCGAGTCGTACCGCACCGCGGACCCCGAGTGGGAGACGGTGCTCGACCTCGACGCGCTCGCCGCGGCCGAGGACGAGAGCTGGGTGTGGCACGGTGCGTCGGTGCTCCGCCCTTCGGCGGAGGAGCTGGCCACCGGGGCGCCCTGGCGCCGCGCGCTGGTGGACCTCTCCCCCGGCGGCTCGGACGCCGACGTGACGCGCGAGTTCGACCTCGTCGAGAAGCGGTTCGTCCCGGCGTCGGAGGGCGGCTTCACGCGACCGCTCGCCAAGGGCGGGCTCGCCTGGGCCGACGAGGACGCCGTGTACGTCTTCACGGACTTCGGCCCCGGCACGACGACGCCGTCGGGCTACCCGCGCGTCGTCAAGCTGTGGCGGCGCGGCACGCCGCTCGCGGACGCGGTCACGGTCTACGAGGGCACGGCCGACGACATGTACATCGCGGGCCGCCGCCTGCGGACGCCCGGGTTCGAGCGCGACGTCGTGACCCGCTCGATCGCGTTCTACCGCTCGGAGACGTTCCTCGTCGACGCCGTGGGCACGCCCGCCCAGCGGCTCACGAAGATCGACGTGCCCGAGTCGGCCGAGGTGGGCTTCCACCGCGAGTGGCTGCTCGTCGAGCTCCGCGACGACTGGGACGTGGCGGGCCGGACGTACCGCGCGGGCTCGCTCCTCGCCGCCCCCGCCGACGACTTCCTCGCCGGCTCACGCGAGCTCACGGTGCTGTTCGAGCCGACGCCGACGACGTCGCTCGTGGGCGCCTCGTGGACGCGGCACCACCTGATCGTCAACGTGCTCGACGACGTCAAGAACCGGCTCCACGTCCTCACGCCCCCCGAGCTCCCCGCCGAGCCCGGGGCGCCGTGGACCCGCTCGGAGCTGCCCGTGGGAGGCGAGCTGCTCACGGTCGGCGTGCGCGCGGTCGACGCGGTCGAGAGCGACGACGCGTGGGTCGTCACGACCGGGTTCCTCACGCCGTCGACGTTCTCGCTGACCACCGTGGCCGGCCCGGGCGACACGCCGGCCGAGGCCGAGGTGCTCAAGTCCGCGCCCGCGTTCTTCGACGCGTCCGGCATGGTCGTCGAGCAGCACTTCGCCACGTCCGACGACGGGACGCGCGTGCCGTACTTCGTCGTCGGGCGCGAGGACCTCGTGCGCGGGGGCACGCGCACGGCTCCCACGCTGCTGTGGGGGTACGGCGGGTTCGAGCACCCGATCCTGCCCGGGTACTCCGGGACGACCGGCCGGGCCTGGCTCGAGCGTGGCGGGGTCTACGCCGTCGCGAACATCCGCGGCGGCGGCGAGTACGGGCCGGCGTGGCACCAGGCTGCGCTGCGCGAGAAGCGCCACCGTGCGTACGAGGACTTCGCCGCCGTCGCGCGCGACCTCGTCGCGCGCGGCATCACCTCGCCGGAGCACCTCGGCATGGAGGGGCGCTCGAACGGCGGTCTGCTCGCGGGCAACATGCTCACGCAGTACCCCGAGCTGTTCGGCGCGATCATCGTCGGCGTCCCGCTGCTCGACATGAAGCGCTACTCGCACCTGCTCGCGGGCGCGTCCTGGATTGCCGAGTACGGCGACCCGGACACCGACGACTGGGAGTTCGTCCGGACGTTCTCGCCGTACCACCTGTTCGACCCGGCGCGCGACTACCCGCCCGTGCTGTTCACGACGTCGACCAAGGACGACCGCGTGCACCCCGGCCACGCGCGCAAGATGGCCGCGCTCATGCTCGACGCCGGCAAGGACGTCACGTACTACGAGAACGTCGAAGGCGGTCACGGCGGGGCGGCGAACAACGCCCAGGCCGCGCACATGGCGGCGCTGCACTGGACGTTCCTGCGCGAGCGCCTCGCCTGA
- a CDS encoding glycoside hydrolase family 65 protein — protein MIRRTKDERSTVDRSRFPAEEWRLVEKRYSVKDLGVTESLFAVGNGYLGMRGNVEEGRDSHTHGTFINGFHETWPIRHPEEAYGFARVGQTIVNVPDTKVIRLYVDDEPLLLTVADLCSYERSLDLRDGVLRRDITWRTPSGKAVRLRTERMVSFVERHLAVMTFEVEMLDAAAPIAISSQILNRQDGQDEYHVPSAAMGEGFDPRKANQFSERVLQPQTQWGDDNRLVLAYKCTNSGMTLAVAADHQLTTDNEWEVRHQEDPDLAKHVFRVQAEPGRPVRLTKVVAYHTSRGVPSRELVDRCRRTLDRVRAQGVGAQFAKQRAWLDDFWARSDVEIPGRPEIQQAVRWNLFQLAQATARAEGNGVPAKGVTGTGYGGHYFWDTEIYVLPFLTYSSPRYARNALRFRYQMLEAARRRARDLSQKGALFPWRTINGEEASAYYAAGTAQYHIDADIAYALVQYVRATGDEDFLRREAIDVLVETARMWADLGFWRANGDDNFHIHGVTGPDEYTTVVNDNLFTNVMARFNLRAAVAAVERLREAYPEDHRLMTDRLGLDEDEVEHWRHAADHMTIPYNEAIGIHPQDAHFLDREIWDLAATPPEKRPLLLHYHPLVIYRYQVLKQADVVLALFLQGHEFTEKEKLADFEYYDPLTTGDSTLSGVVQSIVAAEVGYHELAMEYFLSALFVDLANLHANATDGVHVASAGGTWSALAYGFGGMRDYEGLLTFDPRLPEGWESLTFRVAWHGSRLRVTVLRDALEFEAETGEGAQVGVRGELVKVVPGETTRVALDGHGPVRTGVPGLRALSGNRREDGTLITARVPHS, from the coding sequence ATGATCCGCCGGACGAAGGACGAGCGCAGCACGGTCGACCGCAGCCGGTTCCCCGCCGAGGAGTGGCGGCTCGTCGAGAAGCGGTACTCGGTCAAGGACCTGGGCGTGACCGAGTCGCTCTTCGCGGTCGGCAACGGCTACCTCGGCATGCGCGGCAACGTCGAGGAGGGGCGTGACTCGCACACGCACGGGACGTTCATCAACGGCTTCCACGAGACGTGGCCCATCCGTCACCCCGAGGAGGCCTACGGCTTCGCCCGCGTCGGGCAGACGATCGTCAACGTCCCCGACACGAAGGTGATCCGGCTCTACGTCGACGACGAGCCGCTGCTGCTCACGGTCGCCGACCTGTGCAGCTACGAGCGCTCGCTCGACCTGCGCGACGGCGTGCTGCGCCGCGACATCACGTGGCGGACCCCGAGCGGCAAGGCCGTGCGGCTGCGCACGGAGCGCATGGTCTCGTTCGTCGAGCGGCACCTCGCCGTGATGACGTTCGAGGTCGAGATGCTCGACGCCGCCGCCCCGATCGCGATCTCGTCGCAGATCCTCAACCGGCAGGACGGCCAGGACGAGTACCATGTGCCGTCCGCCGCGATGGGCGAGGGCTTCGACCCGCGCAAGGCAAACCAGTTCTCCGAGCGCGTGCTGCAGCCGCAGACGCAGTGGGGCGACGACAACCGTCTCGTCCTGGCGTACAAGTGCACGAACTCGGGCATGACGCTCGCCGTGGCGGCCGACCACCAGCTCACCACCGACAACGAGTGGGAGGTGCGCCACCAGGAGGACCCGGACCTCGCCAAGCACGTCTTCCGGGTCCAGGCGGAGCCCGGCCGGCCGGTGCGCCTCACGAAGGTCGTGGCCTACCACACGTCGCGCGGGGTGCCCAGCCGCGAGCTCGTCGACCGCTGCCGCCGCACGCTCGACCGCGTCCGCGCCCAGGGCGTCGGTGCCCAGTTCGCCAAGCAGCGCGCGTGGCTCGACGACTTCTGGGCACGCTCCGACGTCGAGATCCCGGGGCGCCCGGAGATCCAGCAGGCGGTGCGGTGGAACCTCTTCCAGCTCGCGCAGGCGACCGCGCGCGCGGAGGGCAACGGGGTGCCGGCCAAGGGGGTGACCGGGACCGGGTACGGCGGGCACTACTTCTGGGACACCGAGATCTACGTCCTGCCGTTCCTCACGTACTCGAGCCCGCGGTACGCGCGCAACGCGCTGCGCTTCCGCTACCAGATGCTCGAGGCGGCCCGACGGCGGGCACGCGACCTGTCGCAGAAGGGCGCGCTGTTCCCCTGGCGGACCATCAACGGCGAGGAGGCGTCGGCGTACTACGCCGCCGGCACGGCGCAGTACCACATCGACGCCGACATCGCGTACGCGCTCGTGCAGTACGTCCGCGCGACGGGCGACGAGGACTTCCTGCGCCGCGAGGCGATCGACGTGCTGGTCGAGACGGCGCGCATGTGGGCCGACCTCGGCTTCTGGCGCGCCAACGGCGACGACAACTTCCACATCCACGGCGTCACGGGCCCCGACGAGTACACGACGGTCGTCAACGACAACCTGTTCACCAACGTCATGGCCCGCTTCAACCTGCGGGCGGCCGTGGCCGCGGTCGAGCGGCTCCGGGAGGCGTACCCGGAGGACCACCGGCTCATGACGGACCGTCTCGGCCTCGACGAGGACGAGGTGGAGCACTGGCGCCACGCGGCCGACCACATGACGATCCCGTACAACGAGGCGATCGGGATCCACCCCCAGGACGCGCACTTCCTCGACCGCGAGATCTGGGACCTCGCGGCGACGCCGCCCGAGAAGCGGCCCCTGCTGCTGCACTACCACCCGCTCGTCATCTACCGGTACCAGGTGCTCAAGCAGGCCGACGTCGTGCTCGCGCTGTTCCTCCAGGGCCACGAGTTCACGGAGAAGGAGAAGCTCGCCGACTTCGAGTACTACGACCCGCTGACGACCGGCGACTCGACGCTCTCGGGCGTCGTGCAGTCGATCGTCGCCGCCGAGGTGGGCTACCACGAGCTCGCGATGGAGTACTTCCTCTCGGCGCTGTTCGTCGACCTGGCCAACCTCCACGCCAACGCGACCGACGGCGTGCACGTCGCCTCGGCGGGCGGCACGTGGTCGGCGCTCGCGTACGGGTTCGGCGGCATGCGCGACTACGAGGGCCTGCTGACGTTCGACCCGCGCCTGCCCGAGGGATGGGAGTCCCTGACCTTCCGCGTCGCGTGGCACGGCTCGCGGCTGCGCGTGACGGTGCTGCGCGACGCCCTGGAGTTCGAGGCCGAGACCGGCGAGGGCGCCCAGGTCGGCGTGCGTGGCGAGCTCGTCAAGGTGGTCCCGGGCGAGACGACCCGCGTCGCGCTCGACGGGCACGGCCCGGTGCGGACGGGCGTGCCGGGCCTGCGGGCGCTGTCGGGCAACCGCCGCGAGGACGGCACGCTCATCACCGCCCGCGTGCCCCACTCCTGA
- the ligA gene encoding NAD-dependent DNA ligase LigA: protein MTETTDPAADPTALDPTALAEAARDETARDEAAARRRWAELVALVEEDQRAYYELDAPKVSDAEYDARLRELEALEAAHPALVTPESPTQRVGGRAAAGFATVEHLEPMLSLDNVFSVDELRAWDARVARDLGVGGGDVGYLSEVKIDGLAIALLYEKGRLVRAATRGDGRTGEDVTQNALRIAEIPHRLEGDDLPDVVEVRGEVFIPVSAFERLNELQARLRERAVADARERAGARSAASRSFDEERARVAALRRFPPFANPRNAAAGGLRQLLDKKDGLDLEAGVARIEALRLYVHGVGALQWTEGEHAELERQSDVYTLFGRWGLPVSPHNRVVEGIDGVLEMIDHFGEHRHDIEHELDGIVVKVDALADQRRLGSTSRAPRWAIAYKYPPEEVTTRLVAIQVGVGRTGRATPYAVMEPVTVAGSTVRQATLHNQDVVRAKGVRIGDMVVLRKAGDVIPEILGPVTALADDGHPREDFVMPAECPECGTPLRPMKEGDVDLRCPNAESCPAQVRGRVEHIGSRGALDIEALGEVTAAALTQPDVPETPPLRTEAGLFSLTLEQLLPIEVVVRDAETGLPKVDDDGVARRRAPFRKKVTHSRAARLAAEEAGETLPEFEPSAQAVKLLEELERAKTKDLWRILVSLNIRHVGPVAARALADWFGSLDAIRAASRDELAAVEGVGPVIADQIVEWFTVDWHREIVEAWAAAGVRFSTPGHPGPEAMAARAEEGPSGPLAGLTVVVTGSLEGFSRDGAKEAIVAAGGKAAGSVSKKTDYVVVGENAGSKETKARDLGLPILDEAQFVRLLEGGPAALEA from the coding sequence GTGACCGAGACGACGGACCCCGCCGCCGACCCGACCGCGCTCGACCCGACCGCGCTCGCCGAGGCCGCCCGAGACGAGACCGCCCGAGACGAGGCCGCGGCCCGGCGCCGCTGGGCCGAGCTGGTGGCCCTCGTCGAGGAGGACCAGCGCGCGTACTACGAGCTCGACGCGCCCAAGGTCTCCGACGCCGAGTACGACGCGCGCCTGCGCGAGCTCGAGGCGCTCGAGGCGGCGCACCCGGCGCTCGTGACGCCCGAGTCGCCGACGCAGCGCGTGGGCGGCCGGGCCGCGGCCGGCTTCGCGACGGTCGAGCACCTCGAGCCCATGCTGTCGCTCGACAACGTCTTCAGCGTGGACGAGCTGCGGGCCTGGGACGCCCGCGTCGCGCGGGACCTCGGCGTCGGGGGCGGCGACGTCGGGTACCTGTCCGAGGTGAAGATCGACGGCCTCGCCATCGCGCTGCTGTACGAGAAGGGCCGGCTCGTGCGCGCCGCGACGCGCGGCGACGGGCGCACGGGCGAGGACGTCACCCAGAACGCGCTGCGGATCGCGGAGATCCCGCACCGTCTCGAGGGCGACGACCTTCCTGACGTCGTCGAGGTGCGCGGCGAGGTCTTCATCCCCGTCTCGGCGTTCGAGCGGCTCAACGAGCTCCAGGCCCGGCTTCGCGAGCGGGCCGTCGCCGACGCGCGGGAGCGCGCCGGAGCCCGGTCGGCGGCGTCGCGCTCCTTCGACGAGGAGCGCGCCCGCGTCGCCGCGCTGCGCCGGTTCCCGCCGTTCGCGAACCCGCGCAACGCGGCCGCCGGCGGGCTGCGGCAGCTGCTGGACAAGAAGGACGGGCTCGATCTCGAGGCGGGTGTCGCGCGCATCGAGGCCCTGCGGCTCTACGTCCATGGCGTCGGCGCGCTGCAGTGGACCGAGGGCGAGCACGCCGAGCTCGAGCGGCAGTCGGACGTGTACACGCTGTTCGGGCGGTGGGGCCTTCCCGTCTCGCCCCACAACCGGGTGGTCGAGGGGATCGACGGCGTGCTCGAGATGATCGACCACTTCGGCGAGCACCGGCACGACATCGAGCACGAGCTCGACGGCATCGTGGTCAAGGTCGACGCGCTGGCCGACCAGCGCCGCCTCGGCTCGACCAGCCGCGCCCCCCGCTGGGCGATCGCGTACAAGTACCCGCCCGAGGAGGTGACCACGCGCCTGGTGGCCATCCAGGTCGGCGTGGGCCGGACGGGTCGCGCGACGCCGTACGCCGTCATGGAGCCCGTCACCGTCGCCGGCTCCACGGTGCGGCAGGCGACGCTGCACAACCAGGACGTGGTGCGCGCCAAGGGCGTCCGCATCGGGGACATGGTCGTGCTGCGCAAGGCCGGCGACGTCATCCCCGAGATCCTCGGCCCCGTCACCGCCCTGGCCGACGACGGCCACCCCCGCGAGGACTTCGTCATGCCCGCCGAGTGCCCCGAGTGCGGCACGCCGCTGCGGCCCATGAAGGAGGGCGACGTCGACCTGCGCTGCCCCAACGCCGAGTCCTGCCCGGCGCAGGTGCGCGGCCGCGTCGAGCACATCGGCTCGCGCGGCGCGCTCGACATCGAGGCGCTCGGCGAGGTCACCGCCGCGGCGCTCACGCAGCCCGACGTGCCCGAGACGCCGCCGCTGCGCACCGAGGCGGGCCTCTTCTCGCTCACGCTCGAGCAGCTCCTGCCCATCGAGGTCGTCGTGCGCGACGCCGAGACCGGCCTGCCGAAGGTCGACGACGACGGCGTGGCCCGCCGTCGGGCACCGTTCCGCAAGAAGGTCACCCACAGCAGGGCGGCGCGGCTCGCGGCCGAGGAGGCGGGGGAGACCCTGCCGGAGTTCGAGCCGTCGGCCCAGGCGGTCAAGCTCCTCGAGGAGCTGGAGCGGGCCAAGACCAAGGACCTGTGGCGCATCCTCGTCTCGCTCAACATCCGCCACGTCGGGCCGGTCGCGGCGCGGGCGCTCGCGGACTGGTTCGGCTCGCTCGACGCGATCCGTGCCGCCTCGCGCGACGAGCTCGCCGCGGTCGAGGGCGTCGGGCCCGTCATCGCCGACCAGATCGTCGAGTGGTTCACGGTCGACTGGCACCGCGAGATCGTCGAGGCGTGGGCGGCCGCCGGGGTGCGGTTCTCCACGCCGGGCCACCCCGGCCCGGAGGCCATGGCCGCCAGGGCGGAGGAAGGGCCGAGCGGCCCGCTCGCCGGGCTCACCGTGGTCGTCACCGGGTCGCTCGAGGGCTTCAGCCGCGACGGCGCCAAGGAGGCGATCGTTGCCGCGGGCGGCAAGGCGGCGGGGTCGGTCTCGAAGAAGACCGACTACGTCGTCGTCGGCGAGAACGCCGGGTCCAAGGAGACCAAGGCCCGCGACCTCGGCCTGCCGATCCTCGACGAGGCGCAGTTCGTGCGCCTGCTCGAGGGCGGACCGGCCGCGCTCGAGGCCTGA
- a CDS encoding HAD family phosphatase, whose protein sequence is MPGLRAVLFDLDGVLTPTAALHMRAWERLFAPWCSQQGVAPYTDADYFAHVDGRPRYDGVAAFVASRGVELPWGSPDDAPGDGSVCALGNRKDEIVNRMFAEEGIEPYPGSVRFLDAVTAAGARVAVVSSSRNTPTVLAAAGLADRFEVVVDGNVAARERLAGKPAPDTYVRAAELVGVPAGQAVVVEDAVSGVAAGRAGGFGLVVGVDRGVGAQALREHGADVVVTDLDELDASVLDHAAGEGRA, encoded by the coding sequence CGAGCCGTCCTGTTCGACCTCGACGGCGTCCTGACCCCGACTGCCGCGCTCCACATGCGTGCGTGGGAGCGCCTCTTCGCGCCGTGGTGCTCCCAGCAGGGCGTCGCCCCCTACACCGACGCCGACTACTTCGCGCACGTCGACGGCCGCCCCCGCTACGACGGGGTCGCCGCGTTCGTCGCGTCGCGCGGGGTCGAGCTGCCGTGGGGCTCGCCCGACGACGCGCCCGGCGACGGGTCGGTGTGCGCGCTCGGCAACCGCAAGGACGAGATCGTCAACCGGATGTTCGCCGAGGAGGGGATCGAGCCGTACCCGGGCTCGGTCCGGTTCCTCGACGCCGTGACCGCGGCGGGCGCGCGGGTCGCCGTCGTGTCGTCGTCGCGGAACACCCCCACGGTGCTCGCCGCGGCGGGGCTCGCCGACCGGTTCGAGGTCGTCGTCGACGGCAACGTCGCCGCGCGCGAGCGGCTCGCGGGCAAGCCCGCCCCCGACACCTACGTGCGCGCCGCCGAGCTCGTCGGCGTCCCGGCCGGCCAGGCCGTCGTCGTCGAGGACGCCGTCTCGGGCGTCGCCGCGGGCCGCGCCGGAGGCTTCGGGCTCGTCGTCGGCGTCGACCGCGGCGTCGGGGCGCAGGCGCTGCGGGAGCACGGGGCCGACGTCGTCGTCACCGACCTGGACGAGCTCGACGCGAGCGTGCTCGACCACGCCGCGGGGGAGGGCCGGGCATGA
- a CDS encoding ThuA domain-containing protein, whose protein sequence is MSGPERRVLVVQGGWEGHAPLEATELFLPFLKESGFDVTVTDSLEVYADQDYMSRVDLVVQCWTMGDILPDEMRGLRTAVANGTGLAGWHGGIVDSFRIATDYLQMTGGQFAAHAHDIIDHTVEIVPERADHPIVAGLGDFALHSEQYWVLTDAYSDVLATTTIHPREGDPWHEPVTVPAVWTRRWGAGKVFVCTTGHQLADLEVPQVRTLVERGMLWASR, encoded by the coding sequence ATGTCAGGTCCGGAACGCCGTGTCCTGGTGGTGCAGGGGGGCTGGGAGGGGCACGCGCCCCTCGAGGCGACGGAGCTCTTCCTCCCGTTCCTCAAGGAGTCGGGCTTCGACGTCACGGTGACCGACAGCCTCGAGGTCTACGCCGACCAGGACTACATGTCGCGAGTCGACCTCGTGGTCCAGTGCTGGACGATGGGCGACATCCTGCCCGACGAGATGCGCGGGCTGCGGACCGCCGTCGCGAACGGCACCGGCCTCGCGGGGTGGCACGGCGGGATCGTCGACTCCTTCCGCATCGCCACCGACTACCTGCAGATGACCGGCGGCCAGTTCGCCGCCCACGCGCACGACATCATCGACCACACCGTCGAGATCGTGCCCGAGCGCGCCGACCACCCGATCGTCGCCGGGCTCGGCGACTTCGCCCTGCACTCCGAGCAGTACTGGGTGCTCACCGACGCGTACAGCGACGTGCTCGCCACCACGACGATCCACCCGCGCGAGGGTGACCCGTGGCACGAGCCCGTCACCGTCCCCGCGGTCTGGACGCGACGCTGGGGCGCCGGCAAGGTCTTCGTCTGCACCACCGGGCACCAGCTCGCCGACCTTGAGGTGCCCCAGGTCCGCACGCTCGTCGAGCGCGGGATGCTCTGGGCGAGCCGCTGA